In Drosophila santomea strain STO CAGO 1482 chromosome 2L, Prin_Dsan_1.1, whole genome shotgun sequence, a single window of DNA contains:
- the LOC120443713 gene encoding serine-rich adhesin for platelets isoform X6: MEVATTNNHSQSHHHHNHHHHLQPTAVVGGAGGSRSPFQREVREWQRIDPNTGALFSGRLEADRWINGPLNSYGKISDSQNISQPNGTQHTQRKQLEVLKARTANGAMQVIRTQTVQKSSSSWSSSTSTTTTSTTHHHHNHNHRTSQSNGHDPPPKSTILLSPISSQGVDICELSDDCSLSGSDAGIVHTPSAATSAATSASASASASALSQELIDDHVDFVVINGEASDKEDAADEPLHKGCHNLLPDTAPSLKLSNLMKSSSSISSQSSNNSNLTTAAQAASNTHRSAGKISLHAIVGPESSSSSSSSPASSAVWAKQADLYGQLPSGVGGSGGAGGADVAVAPPTQRRDLESFRHYNDDDGDDDDLRLTARHQRRQQVSQSVYAPPLPSIGSTLLQRSRSISTDDLSNDWEREDPAEQPVGEWRRVSKLRRSFQSQDHYKSPASSVRPRPLDLPSNSVSVARLRAELENGRRLHTAMRNNHVDLAALDNILNTPSTKPTVAKRNTFLTAESLQEIRGKLKKLSDESLYKEDFLAYHQKKPVVVREISVEKIDPTPPTQSTPSAFRPVHNTHSLESRQRQKDTSSSEWHLRRKSYGFEKMSPPEDKSIFRVDASTDSGLGRSGEQLGNWSPTERERERNEKNAAAAQQQNGVGTIVHFDRSGKPHMPSSSPTEGELSKRHSIAVEETWRDVRKTSQVHVNGGTAVASTSSSHTTTTSSHLGKGSAQKRVEFCKTEVHFAAESGRVNIVETDGKPPPTQNFRRRRRSNTTTTTTTTSGPLQSLVKSASVVGGGGSSSSSTSSSSTPSSEVTHFGDDSQRRKTIATSTVAYRATLMDPPEVVSQPISNSSSSSQVTVTTVAKPVHEPRWSLMESTSRNSYTSTSGVDTTDNETDELSNIRGILKNKPVKPKPYHLGENIESADVLWSVPAMKADRDSPSARDSGITSDSPISPKSVAERIRIVEQRQQQQQSSPAGNGYSTKINVSLGSEDWVESGTAMHHHASSKYRQHRRPSAQELLLEDLRQHQRILDEGLKSTSLIMRTMRSASEFDEAMRRLSIASIESALVQPTIVVPTPMLRSHSYQEEGSYSSSRRPSTISTTSITSSDLFGSALYDSLPRTPLAPPRLKLLGNTQIPVSQQLTQLRRLYDAAEQDQEDSADEEVKRYFRDSNSDSGGGTQASSSPDQQPTETFRGSEYSSSWSRLKAKRTIWKIEAQDQMLKRADLPKSNVMNIALHAPQIEKPKATPPTLRIGQLIPVAKPRTLFIQPQIQAQSIVDNADESGSESLKIVKEARGARKLREHELSYFGVQQKQQQQTKLSTTTTTNPRRTLPSRSKVSHNDELKANTTTTTKWQLLNDRPDLLRHSSPQHNDNDYNHDDDDDLDEDEEHCYENIATELTTTFTVKSPVHSPERSRSPGSYERKADLQRDAQILSEMTRNADQTLKALSEEAAIKDQRRRSCSLQRRSAKPLETIDEKVKVYPQSMGVARGTFASEARRNSRQSTPSPTRARSSSQSSIECCPRDRSRSSSRESMTHGGGSSDDQVATKQRAERLRLRTPKREKSRHEPIEVRVHRTSSKPRSSSSATGAGSSSLESKRSSHHSRHSREVDQSAESKTSSSSRLIRSSRVADESRSRPSSHRDREKERDRERSRGSEKHRDELTRSRGHSSRSRHSEHPSSGTRESSRPNTVKAH; this comes from the exons ATGGAAGTGGCCACAACAAACAATCACAGTCAGAGCCATCATCATCacaatcatcatcatcatctgcaGCCGACGGCGGTGGTCGGTGGAGCGGGGGGCTCCCGGTCCCCCTTCCAGAGGGAGGTGCGTGAATGGCAACGCATCGATCCCAATACCGGAGCCCTTTTCAGCGGACGCTTGGAGGCAGACCGCTGGATAAACGGACCGCTGAACAGCTACGGCAAG ATATCCGACTCCCAAAACATCTCACAGCCGAATGGCACACAGCACACGCAGCGCAAACAGTTGGAGGTGCTGAAGGCCCGCACCGCCAACGGCGCCATGCAGGTGATCCGCACCCAGACGGTGCAAAAGAGCTCGTCCTCGTGGTCCTCCTCCAcatccaccaccaccacatccaccacccaccaccaccacaaccacaaccaccgCACGAGTCAGAGTAATGGCCACGATCCACCTCCAAAGTCCACTATCCTCCTATCCCCCATCAGCAGCCAGGGTGTTGACATCTGCGAGCTTAGCGACGATTGCAGTCTCAGTGGCAGCGATGCTGGCATTGTTCATACTCCATCCGCAGCCACATCCGCGGCCACATCCGCCTCGGCGTCCGCGTCCGCATCCGCACTCAGCCAGGAGCTAATCGACGATCATGTTGACTTTGTTGTGATTAATGGCGAGGCGAGCGATAAAGAGGACGCTGCCGACGAGCCTTTGCACAAAGGCTGCCACAATTTGTTACCCGATACGGCTCCCAGTCTGAAATTAAGCAATCTAATG AAAAGCAGCTCGAGCATTTCCAGCCAGAGCAGCAACAATTCGAACCTAACAACTGCAGCGCAAGCGGCGAGCAACACCCACAGAAGTGCGGGCAAAATAAGCCTACATGCAATTGTGGGACCagaatcatcatcatcatcatcatcatcgccagcATCGTCAGCGGTTTGGGCCAAGCAGGCTGACTTATATGGCCAGCTACCAAGTGGCGTGGGCGGTTCTGGCGGAGCTGGTGGTGCTGACGTAGCTGTTGCCCCGCCAACGCAGCGTCGTGATTTGGAAAGTTTCCGGCATTATAACGATGACGacggcgacgacgacgatcTGCG ACTCACCGCTCGCCATCAGCGTCGCCAGCAGGTGTCCCAGTCGGTCTACGCCCCTCCATTGCCCTCGATCGGATCCACGCTGCTCCAGCGATCCCGCTCCATTTCCACGGATGATCTCAGCAACGACTGGGAGCGAGAGGATCCCGCCGAACAGCCGGTGGGTGAGTGGCGCAGGGTCAGCAAACTGCGTCGCTCCTTTCAGTCGCAGGATCACTACAAGAGTCCAGCATCCTCCGTCCGACCACGACCCCTCGATTTGCCAAGTAATTCGGTGAGTGTGGCCCGACTGCGAGCGGAACTGGAGAACGGACGTCGCCTGCACACGGCCATGCGGAACAATCACGTGGATCTGGCCGCTCTGGACAACATATTGAACACGCCCTCGACCAAGCCCACGGTGGCCAAGAGGAACACCTTCCTCACCGCCGAATCCCTGCAGGAGATTCGCGGCAAGCTGAAGAAGCTCTCGGACGAGAGTCTCTACAAGGAGGACTTCCTGGCCTATCATCAAAAGAAGCCAGTGGTGGTGCGGGAGATCAGCGTGGAGAAGATAGATCCCACGCCGCCCACTCAATCCACGCCCTCGGCCTTTCGACCCGTCCACAATACCCACAGCTTGGAGTCACGCCAGCGGCAGAAGGACACCAGTTCCAGCGAGTGGCATCTGCGGCGCAAGTCGTACGGCTTCGAGAAGATGTCGCCGCCGGAGGATAAGAGCATCTTCCGGGTGGACGCCTCCACGGACAGTGGCCTAGGCCGTTCCGGTGAGCAACTGGGCAACTGGTCGCCCACCGAAAGGGAGCGGGAGAGGAACGAGAAGAATGCCGCTGCGGCACAACAGCAGAATGGCGTTGGCACAATTGTGCATTTTGACCGTTCCGGGAAACCCCACATGCCGTCCTCCAGCCCCACAGAGGGGGAGCTAAGTAAACGCCATTCGATTGCCGTGGAGGAAACCTGGCGTGATGTGCGCAAAACCTCGCAGGTTCATGTGAATGGAGGCACTGCCGTTGCCAGCACCTCCTCCTcccacaccaccaccaccagcagtcACCTGGGCAAAGGTAGCGCCCAGAAGCGTGTGGAGTTCTGCAAGACGGAGGTGCACTTTGCCGCCGAATCGGGTCGCGTTAATATCGTGGAGACCGACGGCAAGCCGCCGCCAACGCAAAACTTTCGCCGACGCCGCCGctccaacaccaccaccaccaccaccaccaccagtggTCCGCTGCAGAGTCTGGTTAAGTCGGCCAGTGTCGTCGGCGGAGGAGGgagctccagcagcagcaccagcagcagcagcactccGAGCAGCGAGGTGACCCACTTTGGTGACGATTCACAGCGCCGCAAGACGATAGCCACCAGCACAGTGGCCTACCGAGCCACGCTCATGGATCCGCCGGAAGTGGTTAGCCAGCCG ATTTccaatagcagcagcagcagtcaaGTGACGGTGACCACGGTGGCCAAGCCGGTGCACGAACCACGATGGAGTCTGATGGAGTCCACGTCGCGGAACAGCTACACCTCCACCAGTGGTGTGGACACCACGGACAACGAGACGGACGAGCTGTCCAACATTCGGGGCATCCTGAAGAACAAGCCTGTCAAGCCGAAGCCCTATCACCTGGGCGAGAACATAGAGAGTGCCGACGTGCTTTGGAGTGTTCCAGCGATGAAGGCGGATCGGGATAGTCCTTCGGCAAGGGATAGTG GAATCACCAGTGATTCACCCATTAGTCCCAAGTCGGTGGCCGAAAGGATTCGCATCGTGgagcagcgccagcagcagcagcaatcctCGCCAGCTGGCAATGGGTACTCGACCAAGATCAATGTGAGCCTGGGATCCGAGGATTGGGTTGAGTCAG GCACCGCAATGCATCACCATGCCAGCTCGAAATACCGCCAACACCGACGACCCAGTGCCCAGGAGCTGTTGCTGGAGGATCTGCGCCAGCATCAGCGCATCCTGGACGAGGGCCTAAAGTCCACATCGCTGATTATGAGGACCATGCGATCGGCCAGTGAATTCGATGAGGCCATGCGTCGCCTGAGCATAGCTTCGATTGAGTCCGCCTTGGTTCAGCCCACGATAGTGGTTCCCACGCCCATGCTGCGATCGCACAGTTACCAGGAGGAGGGCTCCTACTCCTCCTCGCGCCGTCCCTCCACCATATCCACCACCTCCATTACGAGCAGCGATCTCTTCGGCAGCGCGTTGTACGACTCCCTGCCCCGCACTCCGTTGGCACCACCGCGTCTGAAACTGCTGGGAAACACCCAAATCCCGGTGAGCCAGCAGTTGACTCAACTGCGCCGGCTCTACGATGCCGCCGAGCAGGATCAGGAAGACAGTGCCGATGAGGAGGTGAAGCGGTACTTCCGGGACAGCAACAGTGACAGTGGTGGAGGCACCCAGGCCAGTTCCTCACCGGATCAGCAGCCAACAGAGACGTTCAGGGGCAGCGAGTACTCCAGCAGCTGGAGTCGCCTCAAGGCCAAGCGAACCATCTGGAAGATCGAGGCACAGGATCAGATGCTGAAGCGAGCAG ATCTTCCCAAGTCGAATGTGATGAACATAGCGCTCCATGCTCCCCAAATCGAGAAACCCAAGGCCACACCGCCCACTCTACGAATCGGCCAACTGATCCCAGTGGCCAAGCCAAGAACCCTCTTTATTCAGCCGCAAATCCAAGCGCAGTCCATCGTGGACAATGCCGATGAATCCGGCAGCGAGTCCTTGAAGATTGTGAAGGAGGCACGCGGTGCCCGCAAGTTGCGTGAACACGAACTCTCCTACTTTGGAgtgcagcagaagcagcaacagcaaacgaAGCTCTCCACAACGACCACGACGAATCCCAGAAGAACACTGCCCAGTCGCAGCAAAGTGAGCCACAATGATGAGCTGAAGGCAAATACCACGACCACGACCAAGTGGCAACTGCTCAACGATCGACCCGACCTGCTGAGGCACAGCAGTCCCCAACATAACGACAACGACTACAACcacgacgatgatgatgatctggatgaggacgaggagcaCTGTTACGAGAACATTGCCACCGAACTGACCACCACCTTCACGGTCAAGTCACCAGTCCACTCGCCGGAGAGATCCCGATCGCCGGGCAGCTATGAGCGAAAGGCCGACCTGCAGAGGGACGCCCAGATCCTAAGCGAAATGACCCGCAACGCTGATCAGACTTTGAAG GCTCTCTCCGAAGAGGCAGCCATCAAGGATCAGCGGCGCAGATCCTGTTCCCTGCAGCGGCGCAGCGCCAAACCATTGGAGACCATTGACGAGAAGGTGAAGGTGTACCCGCAATCGATGGGCGTGGCCCGCGGCACCTTCGCCTCCGAGGCGCGTCGCAACTCCAGGCAGTCGACTCCTTCGCCGACGCGGGCTCGCAGCTCGTCGCAGTCCTCCATCGAGTGCTGTCCACGTGACCGTTCGCGCTCCAGTTCGCGGGAGTCCATGACCCACGGCGGCGGCTCCTCCGACGACCAGGTGGCCACCAAGCAGCGCGCCGAGCGTCTGCGCTTGCGTACTCCGAAGAGGGAGAAGTCGCGCCACGAGCCAATCGAAGTTCGAGTCCATCGGACCAGCAGCAAGCCAAGGAGCAGTTCCAGTGCCACCGGGGCAGGATCATCTTCGCTGGAGTCCAAGCGCAGCTCCCATCACAGTCGCCACAGCCGCGAGGTGGATCAATCCGCTGAGTCGAAGACCTCGTCTTCCAGTCGCTTGATAAGATCCTCCCGGGTGGCGGATGAAAGTCGCTCCCGGCCGAGCAGCCATCGGGATCGGGAAAAGGAACGCGATCGGGAACGCTCTCGTGGCAGCGAGAAACATCGCGATGAACTCACGCGCTCCAGGG GTCACTCCAGTCGCTCTAGGCACAGTGAGCACCCGTCGTCGGGAACCCGGGAGAGCAGTCGGCCAA ACACGGTAAAAGCACACTGA
- the LOC120443713 gene encoding pneumococcal serine-rich repeat protein isoform X1, producing the protein MEVATTNNHSQSHHHHNHHHHLQPTAVVGGAGGSRSPFQREVREWQRIDPNTGALFSGRLEADRWINGPLNSYGKISDSQNISQPNGTQHTQRKQLEVLKARTANGAMQVIRTQTVQKSSSSWSSSTSTTTTSTTHHHHNHNHRTSQSNGHDPPPKSTILLSPISSQGVDICELSDDCSLSGSDAGIVHTPSAATSAATSASASASASALSQELIDDHVDFVVINGEASDKEDAADEPLHKGCHNLLPDTAPSLKLSNLMKSSSSISSQSSNNSNLTTAAQAASNTHRSAGKISLHAIVGPESSSSSSSSPASSAVWAKQADLYGQLPSGVGGSGGAGGADVAVAPPTQRRDLESFRHYNDDDGDDDDLRLTARHQRRQQVSQSVYAPPLPSIGSTLLQRSRSISTDDLSNDWEREDPAEQPVGEWRRVSKLRRSFQSQDHYKSPASSVRPRPLDLPSNSVSVARLRAELENGRRLHTAMRNNHVDLAALDNILNTPSTKPTVAKRNTFLTAESLQEIRGKLKKLSDESLYKEDFLAYHQKKPVVVREISVEKIDPTPPTQSTPSAFRPVHNTHSLESRQRQKDTSSSEWHLRRKSYGFEKMSPPEDKSIFRVDASTDSGLGRSGEQLGNWSPTERERERNEKNAAAAQQQNGVGTIVHFDRSGKPHMPSSSPTEGELSKRHSIAVEETWRDVRKTSQVHVNGGTAVASTSSSHTTTTSSHLGKGSAQKRVEFCKTEVHFAAESGRVNIVETDGKPPPTQNFRRRRRSNTTTTTTTTSGPLQSLVKSASVVGGGGSSSSSTSSSSTPSSEVTHFGDDSQRRKTIATSTVAYRATLMDPPEVVSQPISNSSSSSQVTVTTVAKPVHEPRWSLMESTSRNSYTSTSGVDTTDNETDELSNIRGILKNKPVKPKPYHLGENIESADVLWSVPAMKADRDSPSARDSGITSDSPISPKSVAERIRIVEQRQQQQQSSPAGNGYSTKINVSLGSEDWVESGTAMHHHASSKYRQHRRPSAQELLLEDLRQHQRILDEGLKSTSLIMRTMRSASEFDEAMRRLSIASIESALVQPTIVVPTPMLRSHSYQEEGSYSSSRRPSTISTTSITSSDLFGSALYDSLPRTPLAPPRLKLLGNTQIPVSQQLTQLRRLYDAAEQDQEDSADEEVKRYFRDSNSDSGGGTQASSSPDQQPTETFRGSEYSSSWSRLKAKRTIWKIEAQDQMLKRADLPKSNVMNIALHAPQIEKPKATPPTLRIGQLIPVAKPRTLFIQPQIQAQSIVDNADESGSESLKIVKEARGARKLREHELSYFGVQQKQQQQTKLSTTTTTNPRRTLPSRSKVSHNDELKANTTTTTKWQLLNDRPDLLRHSSPQHNDNDYNHDDDDDLDEDEEHCYENIATELTTTFTVKSPVHSPERSRSPGSYERKADLQRDAQILSEMTRNADQTLKALSEEAAIKDQRRRSCSLQRRSAKPLETIDEKVKVYPQSMGVARGTFASEARRNSRQSTPSPTRARSSSQSSIECCPRDRSRSSSRESMTHGGGSSDDQVATKQRAERLRLRTPKREKSRHEPIEVRVHRTSSKPRSSSSATGAGSSSLESKRSSHHSRHSREVDQSAESKTSSSSRLIRSSRVADESRSRPSSHRDREKERDRERSRGSEKHRDELTRSRGHSSRSRHSEHPSSGTRESSRPSKTRSSRSSHDSATIHKKSTTSTTASSKASKTTVHKPSASATASASASTTTAPPTHHHELTYVYVTNLAPTESSEESLGQHGAEYAAEPAKEADYASIDEVESVTKAPQPPQPPQPPQPPPRSKRKRSLIPVPVNPPASYEYRTKLQMIPPSYSNQSTLRCRSVARRKPALKATQSTSSSFAFLPYLPAKRNSSVSHVYDNYLLYATSEELGKADKADKLRPYQNNLSNEHAQLFGASAAGALPREGRGRLGGWPKRLKMRQVRSSVSTHQPFGICTCS; encoded by the exons ATGGAAGTGGCCACAACAAACAATCACAGTCAGAGCCATCATCATCacaatcatcatcatcatctgcaGCCGACGGCGGTGGTCGGTGGAGCGGGGGGCTCCCGGTCCCCCTTCCAGAGGGAGGTGCGTGAATGGCAACGCATCGATCCCAATACCGGAGCCCTTTTCAGCGGACGCTTGGAGGCAGACCGCTGGATAAACGGACCGCTGAACAGCTACGGCAAG ATATCCGACTCCCAAAACATCTCACAGCCGAATGGCACACAGCACACGCAGCGCAAACAGTTGGAGGTGCTGAAGGCCCGCACCGCCAACGGCGCCATGCAGGTGATCCGCACCCAGACGGTGCAAAAGAGCTCGTCCTCGTGGTCCTCCTCCAcatccaccaccaccacatccaccacccaccaccaccacaaccacaaccaccgCACGAGTCAGAGTAATGGCCACGATCCACCTCCAAAGTCCACTATCCTCCTATCCCCCATCAGCAGCCAGGGTGTTGACATCTGCGAGCTTAGCGACGATTGCAGTCTCAGTGGCAGCGATGCTGGCATTGTTCATACTCCATCCGCAGCCACATCCGCGGCCACATCCGCCTCGGCGTCCGCGTCCGCATCCGCACTCAGCCAGGAGCTAATCGACGATCATGTTGACTTTGTTGTGATTAATGGCGAGGCGAGCGATAAAGAGGACGCTGCCGACGAGCCTTTGCACAAAGGCTGCCACAATTTGTTACCCGATACGGCTCCCAGTCTGAAATTAAGCAATCTAATG AAAAGCAGCTCGAGCATTTCCAGCCAGAGCAGCAACAATTCGAACCTAACAACTGCAGCGCAAGCGGCGAGCAACACCCACAGAAGTGCGGGCAAAATAAGCCTACATGCAATTGTGGGACCagaatcatcatcatcatcatcatcatcgccagcATCGTCAGCGGTTTGGGCCAAGCAGGCTGACTTATATGGCCAGCTACCAAGTGGCGTGGGCGGTTCTGGCGGAGCTGGTGGTGCTGACGTAGCTGTTGCCCCGCCAACGCAGCGTCGTGATTTGGAAAGTTTCCGGCATTATAACGATGACGacggcgacgacgacgatcTGCG ACTCACCGCTCGCCATCAGCGTCGCCAGCAGGTGTCCCAGTCGGTCTACGCCCCTCCATTGCCCTCGATCGGATCCACGCTGCTCCAGCGATCCCGCTCCATTTCCACGGATGATCTCAGCAACGACTGGGAGCGAGAGGATCCCGCCGAACAGCCGGTGGGTGAGTGGCGCAGGGTCAGCAAACTGCGTCGCTCCTTTCAGTCGCAGGATCACTACAAGAGTCCAGCATCCTCCGTCCGACCACGACCCCTCGATTTGCCAAGTAATTCGGTGAGTGTGGCCCGACTGCGAGCGGAACTGGAGAACGGACGTCGCCTGCACACGGCCATGCGGAACAATCACGTGGATCTGGCCGCTCTGGACAACATATTGAACACGCCCTCGACCAAGCCCACGGTGGCCAAGAGGAACACCTTCCTCACCGCCGAATCCCTGCAGGAGATTCGCGGCAAGCTGAAGAAGCTCTCGGACGAGAGTCTCTACAAGGAGGACTTCCTGGCCTATCATCAAAAGAAGCCAGTGGTGGTGCGGGAGATCAGCGTGGAGAAGATAGATCCCACGCCGCCCACTCAATCCACGCCCTCGGCCTTTCGACCCGTCCACAATACCCACAGCTTGGAGTCACGCCAGCGGCAGAAGGACACCAGTTCCAGCGAGTGGCATCTGCGGCGCAAGTCGTACGGCTTCGAGAAGATGTCGCCGCCGGAGGATAAGAGCATCTTCCGGGTGGACGCCTCCACGGACAGTGGCCTAGGCCGTTCCGGTGAGCAACTGGGCAACTGGTCGCCCACCGAAAGGGAGCGGGAGAGGAACGAGAAGAATGCCGCTGCGGCACAACAGCAGAATGGCGTTGGCACAATTGTGCATTTTGACCGTTCCGGGAAACCCCACATGCCGTCCTCCAGCCCCACAGAGGGGGAGCTAAGTAAACGCCATTCGATTGCCGTGGAGGAAACCTGGCGTGATGTGCGCAAAACCTCGCAGGTTCATGTGAATGGAGGCACTGCCGTTGCCAGCACCTCCTCCTcccacaccaccaccaccagcagtcACCTGGGCAAAGGTAGCGCCCAGAAGCGTGTGGAGTTCTGCAAGACGGAGGTGCACTTTGCCGCCGAATCGGGTCGCGTTAATATCGTGGAGACCGACGGCAAGCCGCCGCCAACGCAAAACTTTCGCCGACGCCGCCGctccaacaccaccaccaccaccaccaccaccagtggTCCGCTGCAGAGTCTGGTTAAGTCGGCCAGTGTCGTCGGCGGAGGAGGgagctccagcagcagcaccagcagcagcagcactccGAGCAGCGAGGTGACCCACTTTGGTGACGATTCACAGCGCCGCAAGACGATAGCCACCAGCACAGTGGCCTACCGAGCCACGCTCATGGATCCGCCGGAAGTGGTTAGCCAGCCG ATTTccaatagcagcagcagcagtcaaGTGACGGTGACCACGGTGGCCAAGCCGGTGCACGAACCACGATGGAGTCTGATGGAGTCCACGTCGCGGAACAGCTACACCTCCACCAGTGGTGTGGACACCACGGACAACGAGACGGACGAGCTGTCCAACATTCGGGGCATCCTGAAGAACAAGCCTGTCAAGCCGAAGCCCTATCACCTGGGCGAGAACATAGAGAGTGCCGACGTGCTTTGGAGTGTTCCAGCGATGAAGGCGGATCGGGATAGTCCTTCGGCAAGGGATAGTG GAATCACCAGTGATTCACCCATTAGTCCCAAGTCGGTGGCCGAAAGGATTCGCATCGTGgagcagcgccagcagcagcagcaatcctCGCCAGCTGGCAATGGGTACTCGACCAAGATCAATGTGAGCCTGGGATCCGAGGATTGGGTTGAGTCAG GCACCGCAATGCATCACCATGCCAGCTCGAAATACCGCCAACACCGACGACCCAGTGCCCAGGAGCTGTTGCTGGAGGATCTGCGCCAGCATCAGCGCATCCTGGACGAGGGCCTAAAGTCCACATCGCTGATTATGAGGACCATGCGATCGGCCAGTGAATTCGATGAGGCCATGCGTCGCCTGAGCATAGCTTCGATTGAGTCCGCCTTGGTTCAGCCCACGATAGTGGTTCCCACGCCCATGCTGCGATCGCACAGTTACCAGGAGGAGGGCTCCTACTCCTCCTCGCGCCGTCCCTCCACCATATCCACCACCTCCATTACGAGCAGCGATCTCTTCGGCAGCGCGTTGTACGACTCCCTGCCCCGCACTCCGTTGGCACCACCGCGTCTGAAACTGCTGGGAAACACCCAAATCCCGGTGAGCCAGCAGTTGACTCAACTGCGCCGGCTCTACGATGCCGCCGAGCAGGATCAGGAAGACAGTGCCGATGAGGAGGTGAAGCGGTACTTCCGGGACAGCAACAGTGACAGTGGTGGAGGCACCCAGGCCAGTTCCTCACCGGATCAGCAGCCAACAGAGACGTTCAGGGGCAGCGAGTACTCCAGCAGCTGGAGTCGCCTCAAGGCCAAGCGAACCATCTGGAAGATCGAGGCACAGGATCAGATGCTGAAGCGAGCAG ATCTTCCCAAGTCGAATGTGATGAACATAGCGCTCCATGCTCCCCAAATCGAGAAACCCAAGGCCACACCGCCCACTCTACGAATCGGCCAACTGATCCCAGTGGCCAAGCCAAGAACCCTCTTTATTCAGCCGCAAATCCAAGCGCAGTCCATCGTGGACAATGCCGATGAATCCGGCAGCGAGTCCTTGAAGATTGTGAAGGAGGCACGCGGTGCCCGCAAGTTGCGTGAACACGAACTCTCCTACTTTGGAgtgcagcagaagcagcaacagcaaacgaAGCTCTCCACAACGACCACGACGAATCCCAGAAGAACACTGCCCAGTCGCAGCAAAGTGAGCCACAATGATGAGCTGAAGGCAAATACCACGACCACGACCAAGTGGCAACTGCTCAACGATCGACCCGACCTGCTGAGGCACAGCAGTCCCCAACATAACGACAACGACTACAACcacgacgatgatgatgatctggatgaggacgaggagcaCTGTTACGAGAACATTGCCACCGAACTGACCACCACCTTCACGGTCAAGTCACCAGTCCACTCGCCGGAGAGATCCCGATCGCCGGGCAGCTATGAGCGAAAGGCCGACCTGCAGAGGGACGCCCAGATCCTAAGCGAAATGACCCGCAACGCTGATCAGACTTTGAAG GCTCTCTCCGAAGAGGCAGCCATCAAGGATCAGCGGCGCAGATCCTGTTCCCTGCAGCGGCGCAGCGCCAAACCATTGGAGACCATTGACGAGAAGGTGAAGGTGTACCCGCAATCGATGGGCGTGGCCCGCGGCACCTTCGCCTCCGAGGCGCGTCGCAACTCCAGGCAGTCGACTCCTTCGCCGACGCGGGCTCGCAGCTCGTCGCAGTCCTCCATCGAGTGCTGTCCACGTGACCGTTCGCGCTCCAGTTCGCGGGAGTCCATGACCCACGGCGGCGGCTCCTCCGACGACCAGGTGGCCACCAAGCAGCGCGCCGAGCGTCTGCGCTTGCGTACTCCGAAGAGGGAGAAGTCGCGCCACGAGCCAATCGAAGTTCGAGTCCATCGGACCAGCAGCAAGCCAAGGAGCAGTTCCAGTGCCACCGGGGCAGGATCATCTTCGCTGGAGTCCAAGCGCAGCTCCCATCACAGTCGCCACAGCCGCGAGGTGGATCAATCCGCTGAGTCGAAGACCTCGTCTTCCAGTCGCTTGATAAGATCCTCCCGGGTGGCGGATGAAAGTCGCTCCCGGCCGAGCAGCCATCGGGATCGGGAAAAGGAACGCGATCGGGAACGCTCTCGTGGCAGCGAGAAACATCGCGATGAACTCACGCGCTCCAGGG GTCACTCCAGTCGCTCTAGGCACAGTGAGCACCCGTCGTCGGGAACCCGGGAGAGCAGTCGGCCAAGTAAGACGAGATCGAGTCGCAGTAGCCACGACTCGGCAACGATACACAAAAAGTCGACCACGAGCACAACAGCCAGTTCGAAAGCATCGAAAACCACAGTGCATAAAccatctgcatctgcaacCGCATCTGCATcagccagcaccaccacaGCACCACCCACGCACCACCACGAACTGACGTACGTATACGTAACGAATTTAGCCCCTACCGAATCCAGCGAGGAGTCACTCGGACAGCATGGTGCCGAATACGCCGCAGAGCCCGCCAAAGAGGCGGACTACGCTAGCATTGATGAGGTGGAGTCGGTGACGAAAGCACCACAGCCACCACAGCCACCACAGCCACCACAGCCACCGCCGCGCAGCAAACGAAAGAGATCCCTGATCCCAGTGCCAGTGAATCCGCCCGCCAGCTATGAGTACCGCACCAAGCTGCAGATGATACCGCCCAGCTACTCCAATCAGTCCACCCTGCGGTGTCGCAGTGTGGCCCGCAGGAAACCCGCCCTGAAGGCCACCCAATCGACCAGCTCCAGCTTCGCCTTTCTGCCCTACTTGCCGGCCAAGCGGAACTCGAGTGTTAGCCATGTCTACGACAACTATCTGCTCTATGCCACCAGCGAGGAGCTGGGCAAGGCGGACAAAGCGGACAAGCTGCGTCCTTACCAAAACAATCTGAGCAATGAGCATGCGCAGCTTTTTGGTGCTTCAGCGGCGGGGGCGTTGCCTCGcgaggggcgtggccggcTGGGCGGCTGGCCAAAGAGGCTGAAAATGCGGCAAGTGCGCAGCAGTGTGTCCACCCACCAGCCGTTCGGTATCTGCACATGTTCATAG